From Amaranthus tricolor cultivar Red isolate AtriRed21 chromosome 4, ASM2621246v1, whole genome shotgun sequence:
ctaaaaaaaaatatccaaatgACTCAAAATAATACAACAATTTAAATCTTAAGAGTACAAAAGTAAATAATATGTTAAATAAAGAAACATTAGTTTTTTTGTTAGTGCCATCAAATGGAGAAGTTTTACAACCTTTTTAAACAACTGCACAGCCGAATGGGTCCAACTCAATCCTGGCTCTATCGACATGTTTTTTTAAAGGCTTTTTCGAATTCGGTCATTTTTCGTGTTCGAGTCAAAATCTTCATATTTCAACCCAGTGTTTTCGATTAAGTCAATTTTTCTAGGTCAACACAAATTATTTTATAGGGCAATTAGTATAAAACGAACTTcatacataaattaaataaatcattTAATTTCAACCCAAAACTCAATTAACATTCTTTTGGATTCGATATTGACAACCCGACTTGAATCCGCGTGATCAATCTCAACAAAAAATCCAACAAGGCGTCCAAAACGAGTAATTCTTGAACTTTCTTCGACAGATCCTTGGAtagcaaaaaataaattaattaataagattcCTTTATGGAAaaaggaatataaaaaaaaaaaaaaatgaaccacCAATGGAAAAAAGGTAGAATATGGAATCCGAAAAGTAGGGCCCGAAAATGAGGTCTGCGTGAAGAAGAAGCAGTCTCTACTTTACTATCTAATCAATACtccatattaaaaaattaataataataagaaaaattataaataatactttTAATCACGAACGgagtaaaaattgacaaacTCTATTAATATTGAGACTCCTAAATTTTTTGAGATTCTATGTGGTTAAACATGTTAAACATGCtcaaaacctcatacactctCAACTATTTCTCACTTACTCAAAATAACCTTAAGTCTTATTTAAACCAACATACCCCAAGTAATATAATACTTATTTAAGTACATATTTCTAATTATTGCTTATTAACTCAAAATACTACAAACACATCAGTTGAATATAATGTGCATAGTATTTAAGGATCAGTATTCCAATACTTGAGGTATACTTATCTTACGAAGTATAACTGTTTTATCATGAATTGGATTtatagtattattttatttttctaaagaatcattttaaaattgttaataATCACCTAATTTTGCAATTGATCATTTTTTACTATAACAAGTGAAAACTTTAAAATTACAGTGATTATTTTGAAACggtaaatatatacttatttcctTTGTTCTATTGTAATTcttatatttacttttatgtaatttaatttgttacataaaaattataaaaagctaatattatataattatacaattaaaaaaatcaaataaaatttcacttaaccatattttttttaatatcaaccataagatataaaataatgttaaatgatACCTATTTTGAAATGGAAGGAATATTACTCATGACGGTAagatttgtgtataaataaaggcaatctcattttcatttcttctccCTAAATCAATTTCAACCTATTTCTTTCACGCGCTCTTTCTCTTCTCCATTTTCGCCGTCGTTTCAAATCTAGGGTTCATTTCTCCGGCAATGGCCTCTAAACGTATCTTGAAGGAGCTCAAGGATCTTCAGAAAGATCCTCCTACTTCTTGCAGCGCTGGtaatttcttctttttcttcgtcttttttttgatttatttattgttcTACTGTGTTTctgctttttttttgttttatgtcttaccaaattttagttattgtaattttttattcgtTGTTTTTTGTTTATGCTAATTTGGAGTTGTTTTTGCTTAAGATCTGTTggtatttgtaatttattatattaaaaatttgtgCTTGTtagaattataataattatggactattattttttatttttgactacTTTCTATAAAAAGCAAGGACAAAAAGGTTTGAGATGTAAATAATTATGCTTGCAACTATTTTGCCAGATGCTGGAAAaggatttattttttaattttttttttggaaaattatctATCTCTTAAATAATCTTTGGAAAAACAAAGATGTTTGAATTTGTCTATTAAAAATCACTTAGGTCTAGTAGGTTAGAATCTATGGTACAAGTTTATGTTTTTCAGGTTTTAGCAGTCATAGAAGAGCTAATCTTAGAATGGAAGGACTAAGAGCTAGTACAGTTCCAGAGTTCTATCTAAAGAATTGCACTTCCGGGGTTCTAtataaagttttcaaaatttaaagtataaaaaagcTGTAAATTTGGAATTTTATTGTGTTCTTGTTCAATCATCATCGATAAAAGCGACTATTAGTTGTTGATGGCTGTATCAATATGCTAGCGAAGCATTTTGCTGAATTGGTACTTCAGGAGAAATTACATGTAGAATGATTGAAGTTGGCATGACGTATGAGCCTAAATGTTAATAAAGGTATAGTTTTGAGTAGGAAATGGAAATGATGTGGTAAATTATGATTCGAACTGCCATTTTGACATAGCTAGAAAATAAGATTCTGGAGTTGAAACTGTAATGGAAATGAGTTAGAATACAACAATGGATATGTGAGGCTTTAAGGTTCATTGTAATGTCTGGTGTCATCTATTAGGGTTTTGGATTCCAATTTCGATTCCGTTTGTAGTAATGCTACGCCCCAAAGCATATAGACTAACAAACTTTTTGTTGCTATCTCATATTGATCTAAAGTAAGTTCATAATAAGGCTCGGCCAATGTTGTAATGTTGAGTGGAGGTTGAAGGTCTTGGAGCGGCAATGAAGTGTGTAAATCCTTACGGTTGCCCAGTAATTACCATAATGAATTATCGAAGTTGTTTTTGTAAATGAAAGGATATCAAGCGTAAATAAGCTGTTTGCGGTGTTGCAAAAGTCAAACTTTGTAGGCTTGGCCGCTTGAATTTCCTCTCTTATGGGATGTACATCACCGCATTATTGTAATGATCAGTGTCATGCTATTAGGAGTTTCACAATGAATTTCAAAGTTTAATGGATTATCTCTAAACCTTATAAGAGCATTAGCATTCTCTTCCTTACAGTTACAACCAAATCAGGTTCAACATATCTAGTAACCAAGCTATAATGCTATGCAGGTGTAATGAGGTAAAACTAATAGAATTAATGGATTCACACTACTTGCCTGAAGGAGAACTTTGGGAAGTTTCTCGTTTGACATTGATTTGTTTCTATGAAATGAAATTCATAGTGTACTAATGGTTTCTGTCGCATTGATGGTCATGAAACATATTTTGGTCAATGCGAATGATTCTGGTTGATTTGCTTTGATGATTTTTATCTTTCAAACTTTTGATGGTgatgtttataatttttatttgtatttgggATGTTATCAATTGTTAATATGGTTCCTGATCTGCTTGAGGTGGTGGATAGCTTGTCATTAGAATAggattagtattgtgtgcattTTGTTGTCATTTCTTGATTGTGCAGTTATGTGGATATGACTGTAGATGTTTATATTTTGAGAGATACTCGTGAGGGTTATTACGGACTTGGTGGGAGTTGGAGACTTTTCTTCCCTCTGGATTTCTTTCCTTAGAATTATGTTTAACTTTGCTTATTTTATGTATAGGTCCTGTTGCAGAAGACATGTTTCACTGGCAAGCAACAATAATGGGTCCTGCAGATAGCCCATATGCTGGAGGAGTGTTCCTAGTGACTATCCATTTCCCTCCTGACTATCCTTTTAAACCACCCAAGGTAATTCCATGCTCTAATATCTGATGCATCTCAGTTATACCTATATTGTAACGAGATTCCGTCCTAGATTGTGCTACAATAAGATCATAGTACATGGGCAAACTTAATTTTGATGCGTCGCCAATTATGTGCTTGGCTATGTCATAGGGCATGCATGATTTAGCTAGCAGCAGTTTTTTGTCATCTTAGTTGAATAGCGAGTTTTTTCTCTTTCATTAAGTCACTTATAGGGTATTACTTTTTATCATTGCAGGTTGCCTTCAGGACAAAAGTTTTCCACCCAAATATCAACAGCAACGGTAGTATATGTCTTGATATCCTCAAGGAGCAGTGGAGTCCTGCATTAACCATATCAAAGGTACTTTGGCTTCGAATCTATCATATTTATCCTATCTGATAGAGTTTAGTGTAAAATTATGTTTAGTACATACTGGAATTTTATGTGTGCCTTTGTGGAAAGGCCCTCTAGCCGCTGGCCGTTGGTATAGGAATATCTCCTTGTCTACAGTTAGGTGCAGAAAAGATATTGAGTAGTAGGATATTAGTGATTCGGTATAGTTGTCATGTGGTGGTTTGAGCATCCTAGGTGCACGATAAAAATGTTGACAGTATGTAATGATCGATAAGGTGAGAAAGTAGGTATGAACCTTGGCACGATGGAGGTGTTGGAACTTAAAACTTGTAATTACAAATGGTGAAAATCGTTTGTTGCTTGCTTGCTTTCCCTCTATCATTATTTCCTAAGCAAGAAATATTGCTAATCTCTATCTCAGAACCTAGGTGTAGTCTTTCTGGATGACATCAGGAACTGACTCGGAGTCCCAGGAGTTACCATAGATGCATGAATGACATGTTCTGCTTCTGGTTGAGATGGTGAATGTTGAGATAGGCTGGCATGACCGTTATGGCTAATTTGGTGGATTCCATCATCTTTTCTATTTGCCTTTTCTTATCATCAGATTTAGGTCATTCCCTCGTTCCGAAACATTTGATCTGCTGAAAACTCAATAATTGCTTCTGGATGTAAAATCTCTGAAATGAACTCGGTAAATTTCTTCTGGTTGATACGACTTTGAATTTTGTGCTGACGACGACTTGTGCTTTCAGGTATTGCTCTCGATATGCTCACTGTTGACGGATCCAAACCCCGATGACCCACTGGTACCAGAGATTGCTCACATGTACAAGACAGACCGTGCAAAGTACGAGGCCACAGCAAGGAGCTGGACGCAGAAGTATGCAATGGGCTAGGCTGCCTTGTTAGCCGGGGTTAAAGAACCTCCTTCAATAGTGTATAAAAGTGGATCAACTCATTCTTGAATGTTTTTTAACTGTTGCAGCAGACAATGGAACTCGGGTTTCTTTGCTTATTAAGGTCGAAAGCAAACGCTCTTGTATGTCTGTTGGAAACCATGATTGTTGATTTTAATCTGTTTAATTTATTCTAGTTTGTGCTTATTGCTTACTGCTTACTTACTTTCGTAGTTTCATTTCTGTCTGTCGTTCTTCACTTTATTCTTGTTTTGTGGGGCGATACTGCAATGTTTTTTCTAGCCGGAATGGCATTGGCTTCTGCAGGATGAACTGCTTGTGCTTTATAACTCGTTTGCCACGGGTATTGTGGCCTTGTGTGAGGtttcatcgtcatcatcatcatgatcatgGTCTGGATTGAGCCTTAAATTGGAACTTAACTTTTTGGTACGAGACCCTTTAATCTACCAGCTACTCTAGTGAGAaaccgtctctcaaagagacgaccttaaaacaaaaagtttatgtttttattttctctttaatttgtattagttgggcTAATTCAGAGAGACtgtctcacaacaatttgtgttaatCTACCAGCAGGCTGCAGGTGAACTTGATATTCATTTCAGTTGACTGTAAAATGTTGATGACATATTGAGCAAGGAAAACAGTTGGCCATGTAAGATCCTCAGCTTAAATAGAACAATTTTAGATCATACTccattttgaatttgattcacttttaatttttttttaaataaccttACTATTTTCATTCTTTATGTTGTgtcttatattttataatattttactaTAATCCGTTATATTCGATTTGTTAATGCAGCTAGTCTCCTGAGAGATTGTCTTTTTGAGAGATGTCTTTCAGGTCTAGTCCATTAATTCTTAATATCCACTCACTGTATTTTTAAGGCCTATTTAAAttatcttaatgcctacttacaatgtACTTAATGCCTAtagaaaaagtacttaaaatgtttacttataatattcttaatgcctatttataatatctttaatgtctacttacaatatacttaatgcccaccgactaagtacttacaatattctaattgcctacttacaatacttttaatgcctaccgaaaaacttattttatattttc
This genomic window contains:
- the LOC130811398 gene encoding ubiquitin-conjugating enzyme E2 28 — its product is MASKRILKELKDLQKDPPTSCSAGPVAEDMFHWQATIMGPADSPYAGGVFLVTIHFPPDYPFKPPKVAFRTKVFHPNINSNGSICLDILKEQWSPALTISKVLLSICSLLTDPNPDDPLVPEIAHMYKTDRAKYEATARSWTQKYAMG